In one window of Thermoplasmata archaeon DNA:
- a CDS encoding V-type ATP synthase subunit D — protein sequence MPAETVRPTRLELLRTRRRIVVARKGLNLLKLKRTALIVEFFAISKEAMRLRGDLRQRIARGYESIRWAEMMEGPTRLESISMLLPDVRPVQVATKNVMGVRTPRVDRGSYAPIAAPELLDLPTSVNEAIRHFQGIYAVVLDIAEKENALRRLLQEIEKTKRRASAIENVLIPRLQATVRYIKFRFDELERDSFSMLKTVKRKLEQEEARAAAGA from the coding sequence GTGCCCGCCGAGACGGTCCGACCCACGCGCCTCGAGCTCCTGCGCACCCGCCGGCGCATCGTGGTCGCGCGCAAGGGCCTCAACCTGTTGAAGCTCAAGCGGACCGCGCTGATCGTCGAGTTCTTCGCGATCTCGAAGGAGGCGATGCGCCTGCGCGGCGACCTGCGGCAGCGGATCGCGCGCGGCTACGAGTCGATCCGCTGGGCGGAGATGATGGAAGGGCCCACCCGGCTCGAGAGCATCTCGATGCTGCTCCCCGACGTGCGCCCGGTCCAGGTCGCGACGAAGAACGTGATGGGGGTGCGCACCCCCCGGGTCGACCGCGGGAGCTACGCGCCGATCGCGGCGCCCGAGCTCCTCGACCTGCCGACGTCCGTCAACGAGGCGATCCGCCACTTCCAAGGGATCTACGCGGTCGTCCTCGACATCGCCGAGAAGGAGAACGCGCTGCGCCGCCTGCTCCAGGAGATCGAGAAGACCAAGCGGCGGGCGAGCGCGATCGAGAACGTCCTGATCCCGCGGCTGCAGGCCACGGTGCGCTACATCAAGTTCCGATTCGACGAGCTCGAGCGCGACTCGTTCAGCATGCTCAAGACGGTCAAGCGCAAGCTCGAGCAGGAGGAGGCGCGTGCCGCCGCCGGCGCCTAA